From Microscilla marina ATCC 23134, one genomic window encodes:
- a CDS encoding J domain-containing protein — protein sequence MKDYYQILDIPSSADIEAIKSAYYNLAKKFHPDKNTRNPYYSADKFREIQEAYRILSNEQEKATYDQHFIYLQALQLRHLTRDRRNVKPHSKQQPPSPQSAEMPQTSAERFDMFRSAFLKKQKEIHQQYQEEKAKEQQDQKKSFQEAFKRNQAKLREEQAMYTKPVDEVAKAQKRGKQVTIIVVGMLVVWLVIIFLILNDMV from the coding sequence ATGAAAGACTATTATCAAATTTTAGACATACCATCAAGTGCTGATATTGAAGCAATCAAAAGTGCCTATTATAACCTAGCAAAAAAATTCCACCCTGACAAAAACACACGCAATCCTTATTACTCCGCCGATAAGTTTAGAGAAATACAAGAAGCGTATCGCATATTATCAAATGAACAGGAAAAAGCAACGTATGATCAGCATTTTATTTATTTGCAGGCACTACAATTAAGGCACCTCACACGTGATCGCCGTAATGTGAAACCACACTCCAAACAACAACCACCCTCTCCTCAATCGGCCGAAATGCCCCAAACCTCTGCTGAGAGATTTGACATGTTTAGAAGTGCATTCCTTAAGAAACAAAAGGAGATTCACCAACAATACCAAGAAGAAAAAGCCAAAGAACAACAGGATCAGAAAAAAAGCTTTCAAGAAGCTTTTAAACGCAACCAAGCCAAGCTTCGTGAAGAACAAGCAATGTACACTAAGCCAGTAGATGAAGTAGCAAAAGCCCAAAAAAGAGGCAAACAAGTGACAATTATTGTGGTAGGTATGTTGGTAGTTTGGCTTGTTATTATCTTCCTTATCTTAAACGATATGGTATAG
- a CDS encoding nuclear transport factor 2 family protein, which yields MMSANNQALIQTFYEAFSKLDYKTMNTCYASDATFSDSAFKNLTSKQTQAMWHMLCSRAKDFTLTFKDVEASESTGSCHWEPIYTFSSTGRKVHNKIEAKFWFQDGKIIQHEDFFPFYRWSQMALGPMGYLLGWSSFLQNKVRKTALISLHSFIKKHPEYQEK from the coding sequence ATGATGTCAGCAAATAATCAAGCACTTATTCAAACATTTTATGAGGCATTTAGCAAGCTCGATTACAAAACAATGAATACTTGTTATGCTAGTGATGCTACTTTTTCAGATTCAGCATTTAAAAATCTGACTAGTAAACAAACCCAGGCAATGTGGCATATGTTGTGTAGTCGTGCCAAAGATTTTACACTCACCTTTAAGGATGTAGAGGCAAGCGAGTCAACCGGGAGTTGTCACTGGGAACCCATTTATACCTTTTCATCTACTGGGCGCAAAGTACACAATAAAATAGAGGCAAAGTTTTGGTTTCAGGATGGGAAAATTATTCAACATGAAGATTTCTTTCCTTTTTATCGCTGGAGCCAAATGGCTCTGGGACCTATGGGATACTTGCTGGGGTGGTCTTCATTTTTGCAAAATAAAGTGCGTAAAACAGCCCTGATTAGCTTACACAGTTTTATCAAAAAGCACCCCGAATACCAGGAAAAATAA
- a CDS encoding DUF6150 family protein codes for MMKKLLLTTICLLIITTFGAFAQTVFKVGSKYDADIKVFAVNSKYDADLVVYEVKSKYDADKDGRWFFTNSKYNAKKKVFFVKSKYDADLKVYFASSKYDAGWRNRSKQHLLK; via the coding sequence ATGATGAAAAAACTACTATTAACCACCATTTGCTTGTTGATCATTACTACTTTTGGCGCTTTTGCCCAAACTGTATTTAAGGTAGGGAGTAAATACGATGCCGATATTAAAGTATTTGCGGTAAACAGTAAGTATGATGCCGATTTGGTAGTATATGAAGTAAAAAGTAAATACGATGCTGATAAAGACGGGCGATGGTTTTTTACAAACTCGAAATATAATGCTAAAAAGAAGGTCTTTTTTGTGAAATCGAAATATGATGCTGACCTCAAAGTATATTTTGCATCAAGCAAGTACGATGCTGGATGGCGTAATCGCTCTAAACAGCACTTGTTAAAATAA
- the uvrC gene encoding excinuclease ABC subunit UvrC — protein MSQIEATLKQLPTNAGVYKFFDKNNVLLYVGKAKNLKNRVNSYFNKSAQHNRKTINLVKQIAHVDYTVVNSEFDALLLENNLIKNYQPKYNILLKDDKTYPYILITNEPFPKLVVTRKLEKNKGRFYGPFTNLKAMNAIVELIRELYTIRTCNLHLSKENIQQNKFKLCLEYHLGNCQAPCEGLQSEEDYLKDLEHAKHIMKGNIHIVKTYLKEQMLAYAEKLEFEKAESQKQKLASLDKFQSKSLVVNPNKVIDTDVFSIISDENYSYVNFLKIKNGAIIHTQSIEIAKKLDETEEEILTLVAFNLRDTIGSNAPEIITNLPLNISDDRFTNTIPKIGDKKKLLSLSQKNVLYYKKEKIQQRLLRQGKDKSRVVLEELQQVLRMKELPRHIECFDNSNIQGIYPVASMVFFRNGFPYKKGYRHFNIKTVVGPDDFASMKEIVHRRYKRLLYEKAELPQLIVIDGGKGQLSAACEALKELDLYGEITIIGIAKKLEEIYFPEDSIPLHISKKSPALKLLQKVRDEAHRFAIEFHRNKRSNDSLHSELEAIEGVGEKTITSLLRHFKTVNNVAQASTQEIAKVVGKAKANLIRAYFESKEQE, from the coding sequence ATGAGCCAAATAGAAGCTACCCTAAAACAACTCCCAACTAATGCTGGAGTGTATAAGTTTTTTGATAAAAATAATGTTTTGCTGTATGTAGGCAAGGCCAAAAATCTGAAAAACAGGGTAAATAGCTATTTCAACAAATCGGCTCAGCATAATCGTAAAACAATCAACCTGGTCAAGCAAATTGCCCACGTTGACTACACCGTTGTAAACAGTGAATTTGATGCTTTATTGCTGGAAAATAACCTAATAAAAAACTATCAGCCTAAGTATAACATTCTGCTAAAAGATGATAAAACCTACCCTTATATACTGATTACCAACGAACCTTTTCCGAAACTGGTAGTCACACGCAAACTTGAAAAAAACAAAGGACGTTTTTACGGTCCGTTTACCAACTTAAAGGCAATGAATGCCATTGTAGAACTTATTAGAGAGCTATACACCATAAGAACTTGCAACTTGCACTTGTCAAAGGAAAACATTCAACAAAATAAATTTAAATTATGCCTGGAATACCATTTAGGCAATTGCCAGGCACCCTGCGAAGGTTTGCAAAGTGAAGAGGACTATTTAAAAGACCTGGAGCACGCCAAGCACATTATGAAAGGTAATATTCATATTGTAAAAACTTACCTCAAGGAGCAAATGCTTGCCTACGCCGAAAAACTGGAGTTTGAAAAAGCCGAATCACAAAAACAAAAACTTGCTTCACTAGATAAGTTTCAGAGCAAATCGTTGGTGGTAAACCCCAACAAAGTAATAGATACGGATGTGTTTTCTATTATTTCAGATGAAAACTATTCCTATGTCAATTTCCTTAAGATTAAGAATGGGGCAATTATCCACACGCAAAGTATAGAAATAGCTAAAAAACTGGACGAAACCGAAGAAGAGATTTTGACCTTGGTAGCATTTAACCTGCGCGATACCATTGGAAGCAATGCTCCAGAGATTATAACAAATCTGCCACTTAATATCAGTGATGACCGGTTTACCAATACTATTCCAAAGATTGGTGACAAAAAGAAACTACTCTCGCTTTCGCAAAAGAATGTGCTGTATTACAAAAAAGAAAAAATTCAACAACGTTTATTACGCCAAGGCAAAGACAAAAGTAGAGTGGTATTGGAAGAGCTTCAACAGGTACTCAGAATGAAAGAATTACCGCGTCATATCGAATGTTTTGACAATTCAAATATCCAGGGGATCTACCCAGTAGCATCTATGGTTTTCTTTCGCAATGGTTTTCCTTACAAAAAGGGATACCGTCACTTTAACATCAAAACAGTCGTGGGACCAGACGACTTTGCATCGATGAAAGAGATTGTCCACCGACGGTATAAAAGGTTATTGTACGAAAAAGCCGAGTTACCCCAATTGATTGTAATAGATGGTGGCAAAGGGCAATTGAGTGCTGCTTGTGAAGCATTAAAAGAACTTGATTTGTATGGCGAAATCACCATCATCGGTATTGCCAAAAAGCTGGAAGAGATTTATTTCCCAGAAGATAGTATTCCTTTGCACATTAGTAAAAAGTCACCTGCACTTAAATTATTACAAAAAGTAAGGGACGAGGCACACCGTTTTGCTATTGAGTTTCATCGCAATAAAAGAAGTAATGATAGTCTGCACTCGGAACTGGAAGCAATAGAAGGAGTAGGAGAAAAAACAATTACCAGTTTACTCAGACACTTCAAAACAGTGAATAATGTGGCGCAGGCATCAACACAAGAAATTGCAAAAGTAGTAGGCAAGGCTAAAGCAAACTTGATTAGGGCTTATTTTGAGAGTAAAGAACAAGAGTAG
- a CDS encoding aspartate-semialdehyde dehydrogenase, with product MRIAVVGATGLVGGEMLKVLAERQVQITELIPVASERSAGKKITFKGKEYTIVGMKAAIELKPDIAIFSAGGSISLEFAPQFAAVGTIVIDNSSAWRMSPEHKLVVPEINAGLLTKEDKIIANPNCSTIQMVVALAPLHKKYKIKRIVVSTYQSVSGSGIKAVNQMEAERKGEEAEPAYPHAIDKNVLPHIDVFLDNGYTKEEMKMVNETKKIMGDDNIQVTATAVRIPVVGGHSEAVNVEFEQDFDLKDVRDLMANTPGVVLQDDVQNNVYPMPLDAHGKDEVFVGRLRRDETQPNTLNMWIVADNLRKGAATNAVQIAEYLIDQFWSVKA from the coding sequence ATGAGAATAGCTGTAGTAGGCGCCACTGGTTTGGTTGGTGGCGAAATGTTGAAAGTACTGGCAGAACGCCAGGTTCAAATCACAGAATTGATTCCGGTTGCCTCTGAAAGGTCAGCAGGTAAAAAGATTACTTTCAAAGGTAAAGAATACACCATAGTAGGGATGAAGGCAGCTATTGAACTCAAACCTGACATCGCTATTTTCTCAGCAGGAGGTAGCATTTCTTTAGAGTTTGCCCCCCAATTTGCCGCAGTAGGTACTATAGTCATTGACAACTCATCGGCTTGGCGAATGAGCCCAGAACACAAGCTGGTTGTTCCTGAGATCAACGCTGGTTTACTTACCAAAGAAGATAAAATCATTGCCAACCCTAATTGTTCTACCATCCAAATGGTAGTAGCCTTGGCTCCCCTTCATAAAAAATACAAAATAAAGCGTATAGTAGTATCTACTTACCAAAGTGTTTCAGGATCAGGCATTAAGGCGGTAAACCAAATGGAGGCTGAACGCAAAGGTGAAGAAGCTGAACCTGCTTACCCTCACGCTATTGACAAAAATGTGCTCCCTCACATTGATGTATTCCTTGACAATGGCTACACCAAAGAAGAAATGAAGATGGTGAACGAAACCAAAAAAATTATGGGGGATGACAACATTCAGGTGACAGCTACTGCGGTACGCATTCCAGTAGTAGGTGGGCACTCTGAGGCGGTAAATGTGGAGTTTGAGCAGGACTTTGATTTGAAAGATGTACGTGACTTGATGGCTAACACACCTGGTGTGGTTTTGCAAGACGACGTACAAAATAATGTGTACCCTATGCCATTGGATGCACACGGAAAAGACGAAGTGTTTGTAGGGCGTTTGCGTAGAGATGAAACCCAACCTAATACACTAAATATGTGGATTGTGGCTGATAACCTACGCAAAGGTGCAGCTACCAATGCAGTACAAATTGCCGAATACCTGATTGATCAGTTTTGGTCGGTAAAAGCATAA
- a CDS encoding nucleoside hydrolase, which translates to MNVLFDMETGDPDDAVTLCFLIAHPLVSLRAVTVTPGTNEQVGLVHHILQATNHAAIPVGSYRPEYEKNCMSLFHRRWLGNFDDQLPDAEGHQIIKETLEAYPDLVIITGAPLKNFGALEVSQPIETWVAQGGFAGDNVVPPMYRLPKFNGMQFCPTYNFNGAPNEALKMLNDVTINDRFLVSKNVCHGVVYNEEFHELLTPQRHLHLGYELIYKGMKLYLSKKKAGKKFHDPLAACVAIDPDICIFKEVKMIKKGGKWGSEPQEGTNTYISIGVDQDRFRKVFLQL; encoded by the coding sequence ATGAATGTTTTATTTGATATGGAAACGGGTGACCCAGATGATGCGGTCACCCTTTGTTTTTTGATAGCCCACCCTTTGGTAAGTTTGAGGGCAGTAACTGTAACACCTGGCACCAACGAACAAGTAGGTTTGGTACACCATATATTGCAAGCAACCAATCATGCCGCCATTCCTGTGGGCAGTTATCGTCCTGAGTATGAAAAAAACTGCATGTCGCTATTTCATAGGCGTTGGTTGGGCAACTTTGATGATCAACTACCTGATGCAGAGGGGCATCAAATAATTAAAGAAACACTGGAGGCTTACCCTGATTTGGTGATCATCACAGGAGCACCACTCAAAAACTTTGGAGCATTGGAAGTAAGTCAACCTATAGAAACATGGGTAGCCCAAGGTGGGTTTGCTGGCGACAATGTGGTGCCTCCTATGTATCGCTTGCCTAAGTTTAATGGGATGCAGTTTTGCCCTACTTATAATTTTAACGGAGCACCCAACGAAGCACTCAAGATGTTGAACGATGTAACTATCAATGACCGCTTTTTGGTTTCTAAGAATGTATGTCATGGAGTAGTATACAATGAGGAGTTTCATGAGCTATTGACTCCTCAACGGCACTTACACCTTGGTTATGAGCTCATTTACAAGGGAATGAAATTGTATCTATCTAAGAAAAAGGCTGGTAAAAAATTTCACGATCCATTGGCTGCCTGCGTGGCAATAGATCCTGATATTTGTATTTTCAAAGAAGTGAAAATGATTAAAAAAGGAGGTAAATGGGGTTCAGAACCTCAAGAGGGCACAAATACTTATATTTCCATTGGGGTAGATCAAGATAGGTTTAGGAAAGTATTTTTACAGTTATAA